The following are encoded in a window of Arctopsyche grandis isolate Sample6627 chromosome 2, ASM5162203v2, whole genome shotgun sequence genomic DNA:
- the LOC143922594 gene encoding protein lin-12-like: MRCLITTCLVTLLVLEILGCDLEQAHQGCKIQGGTCACGFGCKSEYRYTSNRECRNALRERGINICSRLPCLNKGNCIQITQGPGFKCRCEGTGYYGDKCEKACPMGGFAVKIPYECIVI, translated from the exons ATGCGCTGTCTCATCACAACCTGCCTCGTCACACTCCTCG TCTTGGAAATATTGGGTTGTGATTTGGAGCAAGCGCATCAAGGATGTAAAATACAAGGAGGTACCTGCGCGTGTGGTTTCGGTTGCAAATCGGAGTACAGATACACCTCCAATAGAGAATGCAGAAACGCACTGAGAG aGCGAGGGATAAATATTTGTTCAAGATTACCTTGTCTAAACAAAGGGAACTGCATTCAAATTACACAAGGGCCCGGTTTCAAGTGCCGATGTGAAGGAACTGGCTATTACGGAGATAAGTGCGAAAAAG CTTGCCCTATGGGAGGATTCGCCGTCAAAATACCTTACGAATGTATAGTGATTTAA